The Polaromonas naphthalenivorans CJ2 genome has a window encoding:
- a CDS encoding vWA domain-containing protein, with amino-acid sequence MRRLPVYLLVDTSGSMSGEPIEAVKNGVQVLVSTLRQDPYALETAFLSIITFDSEARQVVPLTELANFQIPAIVATGTTALGSALSLLADKIEMEVGRTTAEVKGDWKPIVFIMTDGSPTDDWKKGLERLKTVRTGMVIACAAGPGADTTVLKQITEIVVQLNTADASTIKAFFKWVSASVSSGSQKIDLAKKEVTGLSDLPPPPPEVNVVL; translated from the coding sequence ATGAGGCGTTTACCTGTATATCTCTTAGTTGACACTTCCGGCTCCATGAGCGGCGAACCCATTGAAGCTGTCAAAAATGGTGTCCAGGTTCTGGTCTCGACTTTGCGTCAGGATCCTTATGCGCTGGAAACTGCGTTTTTATCGATTATCACGTTTGATAGTGAGGCGAGGCAAGTCGTACCCCTGACCGAACTTGCGAATTTTCAGATTCCAGCGATTGTGGCAACCGGAACTACGGCACTGGGCTCAGCGCTGTCGTTGCTGGCTGACAAAATCGAGATGGAAGTGGGCAGGACAACGGCCGAGGTGAAGGGGGACTGGAAGCCCATAGTCTTCATCATGACTGATGGATCTCCTACTGATGACTGGAAAAAAGGGCTGGAGCGGCTCAAGACAGTACGCACCGGCATGGTTATCGCGTGCGCAGCGGGGCCGGGAGCGGACACGACAGTCCTCAAGCAAATCACGGAAATTGTTGTCCAGCTCAATACCGCTGACGCCAGCACCATCAAAGCATTTTTCAAGTGGGTTTCAGCCAGTGTTTCCAGCGGCAGTCAAAAAATAGACCTCGCAAAGAAAGAGGTAACGGGCCTGAGCGATTTGCCTCCACCACCGCCTGAGGTTAACGTGGTTTTATAA
- a CDS encoding DUF4810 domain-containing protein — protein MRYLSILPIAALLAGCAAPSLYQWGGYDQALYAGYKDPAKMETLRVQLEKHIATMETSKQKVAPGLYAELGTLYLQSGASDKAIALYSQERAAWPESKGLMTAMIQNLERRQQAKVEAAK, from the coding sequence ATGCGCTATTTGTCGATCTTGCCGATCGCGGCACTTCTTGCGGGGTGCGCAGCGCCTTCGCTGTACCAATGGGGCGGCTACGACCAGGCGCTTTATGCCGGGTACAAGGATCCGGCAAAGATGGAAACTCTGCGCGTGCAACTGGAAAAGCACATTGCCACCATGGAAACGTCCAAGCAAAAGGTCGCCCCCGGGCTTTATGCGGAACTCGGTACGCTGTACCTGCAGTCTGGCGCATCGGACAAGGCGATCGCCTTGTACTCGCAAGAGCGTGCTGCCTGGCCCGAGAGCAAGGGATTGATGACCGCCATGATTCAGAATCTTGAGCGTCGCCAGCAAGCCAAAGTAGAGGCCGCCAAATGA
- a CDS encoding DDE-type integrase/transposase/recombinase — translation MRQLSVVPDAVAVCANRLVAIVRIQSDGKVAIRDLANGQLLTTSAVELSAPPIASGLSAASATALNEATDSQWEDARRRESAVIAILKTNDVAQHVSRVAVEFGVSRRTVFRWLAVYRETPQTSALLHRPMGPPVGGRRIDAHLERLITDVINDVYLTKVRAKKEEVVRMVHLRCAAQGLKPPSRKPILARLKALDTREVAKARLQPGEAASLTDFVPGRYRVNQPLGVVQIDHTLVDLIVVDEARRLPIGRPWLTLAVDVATRVIVGFYLSLEAPSSTSVALCLSHATLPKELWLKQRGLNCNWPVWGLPQAVHADNGADFTAAALRRGCDEHGIRLILRPVATPHYGGHIERLIGTLMGRVHLLPGTTGSNPQDKGDYPSEAQARMTLNELEQWLTLEICE, via the coding sequence ATGAGGCAATTGTCGGTGGTACCGGATGCAGTGGCGGTTTGTGCCAACCGACTGGTTGCCATCGTGCGCATACAAAGCGATGGCAAAGTCGCCATTCGTGATCTGGCAAATGGTCAATTGCTGACAACAAGCGCGGTAGAGCTTAGCGCGCCGCCCATTGCATCTGGTCTGAGCGCAGCTAGCGCCACAGCCCTTAATGAAGCAACAGACTCCCAGTGGGAGGACGCTCGGCGCCGCGAGTCAGCAGTCATCGCGATTCTCAAGACCAACGATGTGGCCCAACATGTCTCGCGTGTCGCAGTTGAGTTTGGTGTGTCACGGCGCACCGTCTTTCGATGGCTCGCCGTTTATCGCGAGACGCCACAGACATCTGCCTTGCTGCACCGCCCGATGGGCCCACCTGTTGGCGGCAGGCGCATTGACGCGCACCTTGAGCGCTTGATCACCGATGTCATCAATGATGTCTATCTCACAAAGGTGCGCGCAAAAAAGGAGGAGGTCGTGCGCATGGTCCATCTGCGCTGTGCCGCCCAGGGCTTGAAGCCGCCTTCTCGTAAACCCATCCTTGCCCGGCTCAAAGCTCTCGACACCAGAGAAGTGGCCAAGGCAAGACTGCAGCCGGGCGAGGCTGCATCGCTGACCGACTTTGTGCCAGGACGGTACCGAGTCAACCAGCCACTTGGCGTCGTACAAATTGACCACACGCTTGTCGATCTGATTGTCGTTGACGAAGCAAGACGACTTCCCATAGGGCGGCCATGGCTGACGCTGGCCGTGGACGTTGCAACCCGTGTCATTGTCGGGTTTTACCTGTCCCTGGAGGCGCCATCATCGACCTCCGTGGCGCTGTGTCTGAGTCACGCAACTTTGCCCAAAGAGCTTTGGCTCAAGCAGCGCGGCCTCAACTGCAATTGGCCCGTCTGGGGTTTGCCCCAGGCGGTGCATGCCGACAATGGCGCCGACTTCACCGCAGCAGCACTGCGCCGAGGGTGTGACGAACACGGCATCCGGTTGATTCTTCGCCCGGTCGCGACGCCGCATTACGGGGGGCATATCGAACGCCTGATCGGAACCCTGATGGGCCGGGTTCATCTTTTACCAGGAACAACCGGCTCCAATCCGCAAGACAAGGGAGACTATCCCTCTGAGGCGCAGGCACGAATGACCCTGAACGAGTTGGAGCAGTGGTTGACACTTGAAATATGCGAGTAA
- a CDS encoding TerD family protein, with product MAVSLKKGHGISLKKNENDLSMVTIGLGWDIQEKKKGFLGGMFGPKEEEYDLDVVAFLCGADGKVQNLGRDSGGNATLMNGDIVFFNNMHHNSGQIWLTGDNRTGAGDGDDEQIIVKLNDLPQQYAKVVFVVQIYKGLENQQSFGMVKNAFIRAVDGKKREMVRFDLSGGAPYENCRSMLFAEMVRETDGWKFNALGTPSPSDSFVEWLKKFA from the coding sequence ATGGCAGTCTCTCTCAAAAAAGGGCACGGCATCAGTCTTAAGAAAAATGAGAATGATTTGTCCATGGTCACCATCGGTCTGGGTTGGGATATTCAGGAGAAGAAGAAGGGTTTCCTAGGTGGTATGTTTGGCCCTAAGGAAGAGGAATATGACCTAGATGTCGTCGCGTTTCTCTGCGGAGCTGACGGCAAAGTCCAAAATCTTGGCCGTGACAGCGGCGGCAACGCCACCCTCATGAATGGTGACATCGTCTTTTTTAACAATATGCACCACAACTCTGGCCAGATCTGGCTGACGGGTGACAACCGCACCGGTGCAGGCGACGGCGATGATGAGCAAATCATCGTCAAACTCAATGATTTGCCGCAGCAGTACGCGAAAGTCGTTTTTGTCGTTCAAATCTACAAGGGGCTTGAGAACCAACAGAGCTTTGGCATGGTCAAGAATGCCTTCATCCGGGCCGTCGATGGAAAGAAGCGCGAGATGGTCCGGTTTGATCTTTCGGGCGGTGCGCCATACGAAAATTGTCGCTCCATGCTCTTTGCAGAAATGGTCCGCGAGACGGACGGGTGGAAATTCAATGCCTTGGGAACACCTTCACCATCCGACTCGTTTGTCGAATGGCTCAAAAAGTTTGCGTGA
- a CDS encoding YdcH family protein: MFPEYRDLITQLKTTDHHFTRLFDQHNALDQQIQNMESRIEAATPEEIETLKKEKLQLKDQLYTLLMQADAPA; this comes from the coding sequence ATGTTTCCAGAATACCGCGATCTCATCACGCAACTCAAGACCACCGATCACCACTTCACCCGCCTGTTCGACCAGCACAATGCGCTGGACCAGCAGATCCAGAACATGGAGTCCCGCATTGAAGCGGCAACCCCGGAAGAAATTGAAACACTCAAGAAAGAAAAGCTGCAGCTCAAGGATCAGCTTTACACCCTGCTGATGCAAGCCGACGCACCGGCTTGA
- a CDS encoding DUF799 domain-containing protein, with product MRVFLCALVSVFLMGCVTQPTKKDMSAFQAAAPRSILVVPTINKSLDVDAPNYVLAALPVPIAEKGYYVFPVNTTKYVLEQEGYYEGERIHQQSTPTLAKLFDADAVLYVSINRWDAQFALLTTVVTVEFDYRLVSKDGTELWKENKRMQYQPQSNNAGHPLATLIVAVVNAAVTRAAPNYMPLTQQANQQVFILGPDAIPDGPYRPTAAR from the coding sequence ATGAGAGTTTTCCTCTGCGCTTTGGTGTCGGTGTTCTTGATGGGCTGCGTTACCCAACCGACCAAAAAAGACATGAGCGCGTTCCAGGCGGCCGCGCCGCGCTCCATCCTGGTGGTGCCCACCATCAACAAGTCGCTCGATGTCGATGCGCCCAACTACGTGCTGGCAGCCCTGCCGGTTCCGATTGCGGAAAAAGGCTACTACGTCTTCCCGGTCAACACGACCAAGTACGTGCTTGAGCAAGAAGGCTACTACGAGGGGGAGCGCATTCACCAACAGTCGACGCCAACCCTGGCGAAGCTGTTTGACGCTGACGCTGTGCTTTATGTGTCGATCAACCGCTGGGATGCGCAATTTGCGCTGCTCACGACCGTCGTGACCGTGGAATTCGATTACCGACTGGTGAGCAAGGACGGTACCGAATTATGGAAAGAAAACAAGCGTATGCAGTACCAGCCGCAAAGCAACAACGCCGGGCATCCGTTGGCAACCTTGATTGTCGCGGTCGTCAACGCCGCCGTCACGCGCGCTGCACCCAACTATATGCCGCTGACTCAACAGGCCAATCAGCAGGTTTTTATTCTTGGACCTGACGCGATTCCTGATGGGCCGTATCGACCTACAGCCGCAAGGTAA
- a CDS encoding YqiA/YcfP family alpha/beta fold hydrolase, which produces MKNVLAVFSHGKESGPLGSKIRALMRVAERQGAQTLSVNYREHPDGTAIDHDASGEADRRVAQLLATSLPAHDRLVLVGSSMGGYVATVASEHLKPDALFLLAPAFYLLGYACQDPVPYATSTLVVHSWGDDVVPPDNSIGFARQHRCALHLLDGDHRLDAALPAIEPLFGLFLEDILAADSAPPASAR; this is translated from the coding sequence ATGAAAAATGTGTTGGCCGTGTTTTCTCACGGCAAGGAGTCCGGCCCGCTGGGCTCGAAGATTCGCGCGCTCATGCGCGTGGCCGAACGGCAAGGCGCGCAGACGCTGTCGGTGAACTACCGCGAGCATCCCGACGGCACGGCCATCGACCACGACGCATCAGGCGAGGCCGACCGGCGCGTGGCCCAGCTGCTCGCGACCAGCTTGCCCGCGCACGACCGCCTGGTGCTGGTGGGCTCGAGCATGGGCGGGTATGTCGCCACGGTGGCCAGCGAGCACTTGAAACCCGACGCTTTGTTCCTGCTGGCCCCGGCCTTTTACCTACTTGGGTATGCGTGCCAGGACCCGGTGCCGTACGCCACCTCCACTCTGGTCGTGCATAGCTGGGGCGACGACGTGGTGCCCCCGGACAACAGCATCGGGTTTGCGCGCCAGCACCGCTGCGCGCTGCACCTGCTTGATGGGGACCACCGGCTCGATGCGGCGCTGCCCGCCATCGAGCCGCTGTTCGGGCTGTTTCTAGAAGACATCCTGGCGGCCGACAGCGCACCACCGGCCAGCGCACGATAA
- a CDS encoding ADP-ribosylglycohydrolase family protein, whose product MSESAQGISPTQQQSRFDRARGALLGLAVGDAIGTTVEFKPRGSFAPLTDMVGGGPFQLLPGQWTDDTSMALCLAASLLENGFDLHDQMQRYVRWHDEGYMSSNGRCFDIGMATSSALERFRRTGNPVAGSRKPDSAGNGSIMRLAPVPIHYLQTPEQAIEMSAAQSTTTHQAPECLAACRLLAEVMVRALQGNSKDDLLAPLRQTLPMSSALQSIARGDYQTKSEDQIRGSGYVVQSLEAALWCFSRTDSFAACVLLAANLGDDADTTAAVAGQLAGAFYGESGIPAPWLRKLAMAGDIGQWAEQLLLQKPKG is encoded by the coding sequence ATGAGTGAGTCGGCCCAAGGGATTTCTCCAACCCAGCAGCAGAGCCGGTTTGACCGAGCCCGCGGCGCCCTGCTGGGCCTGGCCGTGGGGGACGCCATCGGCACAACGGTCGAATTCAAACCGCGCGGCTCTTTTGCGCCGCTGACAGACATGGTCGGCGGCGGTCCCTTCCAGCTGCTGCCCGGGCAGTGGACCGACGACACCAGCATGGCCCTGTGCCTGGCGGCCAGCCTGCTCGAAAACGGGTTTGACCTGCATGACCAAATGCAGCGTTATGTCCGCTGGCATGACGAAGGGTACATGTCGAGCAACGGACGGTGCTTCGACATCGGCATGGCGACCTCGTCGGCGCTCGAGCGCTTCCGGCGCACCGGCAACCCGGTGGCGGGCTCGCGCAAGCCGGACAGCGCAGGCAACGGCTCCATCATGCGCCTGGCGCCGGTGCCGATCCATTACCTGCAGACGCCCGAGCAGGCCATCGAGATGAGCGCGGCGCAGTCGACCACGACCCACCAGGCGCCCGAATGCCTGGCAGCTTGCCGGCTGCTGGCCGAAGTGATGGTCCGGGCCCTGCAGGGCAACTCAAAAGACGACCTGCTGGCGCCCTTACGGCAAACCCTTCCGATGTCCAGCGCACTGCAGTCGATCGCCCGGGGCGACTACCAGACCAAATCAGAAGACCAGATCAGGGGATCCGGGTACGTGGTGCAGAGCCTGGAGGCGGCGCTGTGGTGTTTCTCGCGCACGGACAGCTTCGCGGCGTGCGTCCTGCTCGCCGCCAACCTGGGCGATGACGCCGACACGACGGCGGCCGTCGCGGGCCAGCTGGCCGGTGCCTTTTACGGCGAGTCCGGAATTCCGGCGCCATGGCTGCGCAAGCTGGCCATGGCCGGGGACATCGGTCAGTGGGCCGAGCAGCTGCTCCTTCAAAAGCCGAAGGGATGA
- a CDS encoding CsgG/HfaB family protein, translating to MTKPLLIILAAGLTACAVQAPPVAQKDAPQSLATQKAAQQAVASQAPATPTLKRKIALGRITNETSYGQSLLRDRHDDPLGKQVTDLMSKALTESGAYLVFERPDIGRIQAEGRLTDTKLNIVGVDALIIGSLTEFGRKAIGATGFVSSSKRQVAFAKVDIRVVDVNTGHVFFATSGAGEASTETASTFGFGSQAGYDGTLNDAAIRQAVAEAINRLSVEMSGRPWQTYLLKVDGYRVFIGGGKSQGVKPGMQFSVQTQGEQVKSPQTGAMVTLPGQAIAQIRVDALFGDSELNEGAVASIASGSLAGYKPEQLLIRFEGAK from the coding sequence GTGACAAAGCCTCTTCTGATTATTTTGGCCGCAGGCCTGACAGCATGCGCAGTACAGGCACCGCCCGTTGCCCAGAAAGACGCGCCACAGTCCCTGGCCACGCAAAAAGCTGCCCAGCAGGCCGTCGCATCGCAGGCGCCCGCCACCCCGACACTGAAAAGAAAAATCGCGCTGGGCCGCATCACCAACGAAACCAGTTACGGCCAGTCGCTCCTGCGTGATCGGCATGACGATCCATTGGGCAAACAGGTGACGGATCTGATGAGCAAGGCGCTCACGGAGTCGGGCGCTTACCTGGTCTTTGAGCGGCCGGACATCGGCCGCATCCAAGCAGAGGGCCGGCTGACCGACACCAAGCTCAACATCGTCGGGGTTGACGCCTTGATCATTGGATCACTGACTGAATTTGGCCGCAAGGCAATTGGCGCCACAGGCTTTGTGTCCTCCAGCAAGCGACAGGTCGCTTTTGCCAAGGTGGACATACGGGTGGTTGACGTGAACACGGGTCATGTGTTTTTCGCTACCTCAGGTGCCGGCGAAGCATCCACGGAGACAGCATCGACCTTCGGATTCGGCTCGCAGGCAGGCTACGACGGCACGCTCAATGACGCAGCTATCCGACAGGCCGTTGCCGAAGCCATCAACCGCCTGTCGGTGGAGATGAGCGGGCGGCCCTGGCAGACGTATCTGCTGAAGGTTGACGGATACCGCGTCTTTATAGGCGGCGGCAAGAGCCAAGGAGTCAAGCCCGGCATGCAGTTCTCTGTCCAGACCCAGGGTGAGCAAGTCAAATCCCCTCAGACAGGGGCCATGGTGACGCTGCCAGGTCAGGCTATCGCGCAGATCCGGGTCGACGCGCTGTTTGGCGACAGCGAACTCAACGAAGGCGCTGTCGCGTCCATCGCGTCCGGTTCCCTGGCCGGGTACAAGCCCGAGCAGTTGCTCATTCGTTTCGAGGGAGCCAAATAA
- a CDS encoding type III secretion system chaperone family protein translates to MSILIEEKDVTAVNLAVELEQAVIGHVLDEDKSIYVTEDGWFPFWIRIQESAGYVTFKTYTNFKKSTSHLQRLELCNELNAKNYLVTSCVKDDHLLFDYILNYRDGLLRETFIRSCRQFARNLEKGLELVDPENDFVLPPGKIEPEDEETP, encoded by the coding sequence ATGAGCATTTTGATTGAAGAAAAAGACGTCACAGCCGTCAATCTCGCTGTGGAACTTGAGCAAGCCGTGATCGGGCATGTGCTCGACGAGGACAAGAGCATCTACGTCACGGAAGACGGCTGGTTTCCGTTCTGGATCCGTATCCAGGAAAGCGCCGGCTACGTGACCTTCAAGACCTATACGAACTTCAAGAAATCCACCAGTCACCTGCAGCGCCTGGAGCTGTGCAACGAGCTCAACGCCAAGAACTACCTGGTCACCTCTTGCGTGAAGGACGACCATCTGCTCTTTGACTACATCCTGAACTACCGCGACGGGTTGCTGCGTGAGACCTTCATCCGCTCATGTCGGCAGTTCGCCAGGAACCTTGAAAAGGGACTCGAACTGGTCGATCCCGAAAACGACTTTGTATTGCCCCCCGGAAAAATAGAACCCGAAGATGAGGAAACCCCATGA
- a CDS encoding DUF3293 domain-containing protein, whose translation MPESAISPSLIQAYLAADYRVDAELPFTLKVGVFSEPLAHLLQRHQSDCAAYLTACNPLGRDVGDIENAARQAELSRELKGRSLRFIDGVGLDSQSEETQKWPGEVSFLVLGLSLEASRALGRKHEQNALIWCGKDAVPQLVLLR comes from the coding sequence TTGCCTGAATCTGCCATTTCCCCATCCCTGATCCAGGCCTACCTGGCAGCGGACTACCGCGTCGATGCGGAGTTGCCCTTCACGCTGAAAGTTGGCGTTTTCAGCGAACCCCTGGCCCACCTCCTTCAGCGCCATCAGTCTGACTGCGCCGCTTACCTCACCGCCTGCAACCCCTTGGGTCGGGACGTGGGAGACATCGAGAATGCGGCGCGCCAAGCCGAACTCAGCCGGGAACTAAAAGGCAGGAGCCTGCGCTTCATCGACGGCGTGGGACTGGACAGCCAGAGCGAGGAAACGCAGAAATGGCCAGGGGAGGTGAGCTTCCTGGTGCTCGGTCTCTCGCTCGAAGCATCCCGGGCCCTGGGTCGTAAGCATGAGCAGAACGCCTTGATCTGGTGCGGCAAGGATGCCGTGCCCCAGCTGGTTTTATTGCGATGA
- a CDS encoding TniB family NTP-binding protein has protein sequence MTPNLDHLHTGVWSFLEDSTEERVTRLYSPKWVAYARGNEALARMGHLLNHPPSGRMPCMLLHGDSNIGKNMIVEKFLRDNPNVCNDLNEVEVRRGVHLQMPAKPSDDKLYAQIVEGLGIQAPINRRGVDMELLGLRLLHRQPPKMMIIDEVHHLLAGTVREQRQLLNQLKFISNELRIPIVALGTNEALYAMQTDPQIASRFEPFALPKWRESNEFRAFVVSFGRLLPLEKPSPLADKDIIQKLMSLSAGLTGKVTTLLVQAAELAIRQKTECITLDLIEQAAASGIYKYLPVGLEAESF, from the coding sequence ATGACACCGAACCTGGATCATTTGCACACGGGCGTCTGGTCGTTTCTTGAGGACTCTACCGAGGAGCGCGTAACCCGGCTGTATTCCCCCAAGTGGGTTGCCTATGCACGCGGCAACGAAGCGCTGGCCAGGATGGGACACTTGCTGAACCATCCACCCAGCGGGCGCATGCCCTGCATGCTGCTGCACGGTGACAGCAACATCGGCAAGAACATGATTGTCGAAAAGTTCCTTCGCGACAACCCCAACGTCTGCAATGACTTGAATGAGGTTGAAGTCAGGCGAGGCGTGCATCTGCAGATGCCAGCCAAACCGTCCGACGACAAACTCTATGCACAGATCGTCGAGGGACTCGGGATACAGGCCCCCATCAACCGCCGGGGCGTGGATATGGAACTTCTGGGTCTGCGGCTCTTGCATCGACAGCCACCGAAAATGATGATTATTGACGAAGTACACCACCTGCTGGCCGGGACGGTTCGTGAGCAACGCCAACTGCTCAACCAGTTGAAATTCATCAGCAACGAGTTGCGTATTCCCATTGTTGCGCTGGGCACCAACGAGGCGCTGTATGCCATGCAGACGGACCCGCAAATCGCCTCACGCTTTGAGCCGTTTGCTTTGCCCAAGTGGCGTGAAAGCAATGAATTCCGGGCTTTCGTGGTGAGCTTTGGACGGCTGCTACCGCTGGAGAAACCGTCGCCATTGGCGGACAAGGACATCATCCAGAAATTGATGAGCCTGAGTGCTGGCTTGACGGGCAAGGTCACGACGTTGCTGGTGCAGGCGGCAGAACTGGCAATTCGTCAAAAAACCGAGTGCATTACCTTGGATTTGATCGAACAAGCCGCTGCATCCGGAATCTACAAATACTTGCCTGTGGGCCTTGAGGCCGAGTCATTTTGA
- a CDS encoding IS5 family transposase has product MENVCIDSTVVRAHACAAGAAASNATAEALGRSRGGFGCKIHALTNALGLPVRFILTGGQAADVTQAIPLMTDIGSTGALLADKGYDANALLDWLGQRDIAAVIPPKANRKMQRSCDWYQYKERHVIECMFGKLKYFRRIATRYEKKASHFMEMLAFSAVLLWLR; this is encoded by the coding sequence CTGGAGAATGTCTGCATCGACAGCACCGTAGTACGGGCTCATGCATGCGCTGCGGGCGCGGCCGCAAGCAACGCGACTGCCGAGGCGCTGGGCCGCTCGCGTGGCGGTTTTGGTTGCAAGATTCACGCGCTGACAAATGCACTGGGCTTGCCCGTGCGCTTTATTTTGACGGGAGGCCAGGCAGCGGACGTCACCCAAGCGATTCCCCTCATGACGGATATTGGCAGCACGGGCGCGCTGCTGGCTGACAAGGGGTATGACGCCAATGCATTGCTCGACTGGCTCGGGCAGCGTGACATTGCGGCGGTGATACCGCCCAAGGCAAATCGAAAGATGCAACGAAGCTGTGACTGGTACCAATACAAGGAGCGTCATGTCATCGAATGCATGTTTGGCAAACTCAAATACTTTCGCCGGATTGCCACCCGCTATGAGAAGAAAGCCAGCCATTTCATGGAAATGCTGGCCTTCTCTGCGGTTTTGTTGTGGCTGCGCTGA
- a CDS encoding transposase has protein sequence MDKSKLSDGEWVHLIGRLKKTPGIRVGCEATCRRFVEAVLWILRAGAQWRLLAGRLGHWNSVFKRFACLMPVWSLGQDAGPCISQG, from the coding sequence ATGGACAAAAGCAAGCTGAGCGATGGCGAATGGGTTCACCTGATTGGCAGGCTGAAGAAAACGCCTGGCATCCGGGTGGGATGCGAGGCCACTTGCCGCCGATTTGTCGAGGCGGTGCTGTGGATTTTGCGTGCAGGTGCCCAGTGGCGTTTGTTGGCTGGCAGGCTTGGGCATTGGAACAGCGTCTTCAAGCGCTTTGCTTGTTTGATGCCGGTTTGGAGTTTGGGACAAGATGCTGGCCCATGTATAAGCCAAGGCTGA
- a CDS encoding Mu transposase C-terminal domain-containing protein, producing the protein MAAWQTAANADDAIPRSLPHHPDQFTISFLPFLQRKLRRDGLHVFNIRYWDNVLPAIVQLGAPLTVRYDPRNLSRIYVVGPDKRYYPVPYADLSLPPITLWEQRAAVAYLRGDGDNAPAQAAIFKAVVAQRALIANATAKTKAARRQSQRQSNAEFATMDRSRLGESAVDYSEPVLPSDAEVWDD; encoded by the coding sequence TTGGCCGCATGGCAGACTGCGGCCAATGCCGACGATGCTATTCCACGCTCCTTGCCCCATCATCCAGATCAATTCACCATCAGCTTCCTGCCATTTTTGCAACGCAAACTGCGCCGTGATGGACTGCATGTTTTCAACATCCGGTACTGGGACAACGTGTTGCCAGCGATCGTGCAGCTTGGCGCGCCACTTACCGTTCGCTATGACCCGCGTAATTTGTCCAGGATCTATGTCGTTGGCCCCGACAAACGCTATTACCCGGTTCCCTATGCCGATCTGTCATTGCCGCCGATTACCTTGTGGGAACAGCGGGCCGCTGTGGCCTATTTGCGCGGTGATGGTGACAACGCGCCAGCTCAGGCGGCCATCTTCAAGGCCGTGGTCGCACAGCGCGCTTTGATCGCCAATGCCACGGCAAAGACAAAAGCCGCCCGTCGGCAGTCACAGCGCCAAAGCAATGCCGAATTCGCTACGATGGACCGATCACGTTTGGGAGAAAGTGCTGTGGACTATTCCGAGCCGGTATTGCCATCTGACGCAGAGGTCTGGGATGACTGA